A genomic segment from Triticum dicoccoides isolate Atlit2015 ecotype Zavitan chromosome 1A, WEW_v2.0, whole genome shotgun sequence encodes:
- the LOC119266630 gene encoding uncharacterized protein LOC119266630, whose protein sequence is MEVPGEVGAPCSKFVPLHSSDRRGMELPGEDGAPRSKFGCVLRGCQARRFARCSSSMSVRGSGTFGTHGISHMDLHGCDSLLNHFYAFNYSYHTTSLRFVFYRTWINNLQQYGIGKHKRRFDSRRSLFEVYLEYTLTLDLGSICFVSCAWIVFVLSMDAIPALLTYNLWIPHGDWLEHNLLTYKLCIHNGQWSEYNDADQASL, encoded by the exons ATGGAAGTACCCGGAGAAGTTGGTGCTCCGTGTAGCAAATTTGTGCCCCTCCACTCATCGGACCGCCGAGGCATGGAACTACCTGGAGAAGATGGTGCTCCGCGTAGCAAATTCGGCTGTGTTTTGAGAGGCTGCCAGGCAAG ACGCTTTGCCAGATGTTCATCATCAATGTCGGTCAGGGGTTCAGGCACCTTTGGAACGCATGGCATCAGCCATATGGACCTGCATGGATGTGATAGTTTACTCAATCATTTTTATGCCTTCAACTACAGCTACCACACAACTTCATTGAGATTTGTTTTCTATAGGACCTGGATTAATAATCTCCAACAATATG GAAtaggcaagcacaagagaagatttGACAGTAGACGCTCATTGTTTGAG GTTTATCTTGAATACACATTAACTTTGGATTTGGGTTCAATTTGTTTTGTATCATGTGCTTGGATAGTGTTTGTGCTCTCCATGGATGCAATCCCGGCTCTTCTCACATATAACCTATGGATACCTCATGGAGATTGGTTGGAGCATAATCTTCTTACGTACAAGCTATGTATACATAATGGACAATGGTCGGAGTATAACGATGCTGATCAGGCGAGCTTATAA